In Lycium ferocissimum isolate CSIRO_LF1 chromosome 7, AGI_CSIRO_Lferr_CH_V1, whole genome shotgun sequence, the sequence CTAACAACTTCCTCCAAGATATTCCCTACTTTTTCAGCATCATCCCATTCCAGGATCCTGGATAAAATTTCTTCCCATGTATCTGCATGTAAGCCCTCGTCGTGACTCAAAATATTCCCCACTACTCCACAAGCTTCCTCGATTTTACCTAGGTTACAGAAACCTTTCACCACGGCATGAACCACAGAAAAATGCAGAGAGAAGCCTTTTGACATCATCTCCACCATGTAATTCTTAGCCTCATTGTACATTCCCTGATCACTTAGACCCCCAACTAATGTCCGATAAGAGACCAAATTTGGAAGACACCCGTTCGATGGCATGTCCTCGAGGATTTTACAGGCATCAACAGCCCGACCTTCTCGACAGAACCCTAAAATAACTGTATTATAATGGACAATATCCGGATTGCATCCTTTTACTTTCATTCTGCAAAGAAGTTTGTAAGCTTCCTTAAATTTCTTTTTCCGACACAAGCTGTTCAATAGAGTGCTATAACTTAAAGCATCGGGTACAAAACCTTTATTCAGCATGTCTTCAAGCAAGTCGACAGCTGTATTCACTTGACTTTTTCGACACAAACCTTGCATCAGAATCCTATATGACTCTACATTAGGACTGATGTCTCTCTTAAACATTTGATTAAACAGCGAGTATGCAATACTTAAATCATCATTCAAACAGAACGCCCGCATTAGTATGTTGTAGGACTCGGTGTTGGCTAAAACTCCATATTTATGTGCAGATCTGAAGAGATCAAATGCAGGACGAAGAAAGTTTCGGTGAGTAACGAGTATTTCAAGAATGAGGTTGAGATGTTTAGGAAGGGGCTTCATATTGAATTCCAGGATAGTATAGAAAGTTTTAAGTGCCTTGTCAGGTAGGCCAGCATCACCATATATTTGGATGATGTGCGAAAAAAGAGATGGGGAAACGGAATATCGCTGTGATCTTAGGGAAGAGAGGATGGACTGCATGAGGGAGAACTGGTGGGACCGGCCAAGCTTGAGGATGAGGGTGTGGAAAGTGGCATATGAGTGACGAAAATCGGGTTCTCGTGAGGCTAAATCAAAAATTTCTTTAGCAAGGAGTGGATCCGATTGGGAAGCAATAAGCTTCTGGATTCGAGCTGGAGAGCCAATAGAAGGTCCTTCTTTCTTGTTCTGTTTTTGTTCTTCATCTGATTGTCTTCGTTTTCTATCTTGCTCTGCATGTTGTGGATGATAATGGCATTTAAAATTATACCATGCAGGCAGTGGCTCGGCCTTTGACAGCCAAGTAGAAGAACAAATGATCATAGACAAGAGATCCTTGGAGCTGAAGTGATGTGAAAGAAGTCTCATTTTTGTCGAGTCATAAAGTTCTTACTTCTTTACTTACTACTAGCCTCGGTAGCCACTTCATTGTGTTATACTATCATGCAACGGCACTCCGGAAAGCAAATAAGTGTTGTGTTTGCAGTATGCAAACAAGACCGCCTAGTGAactgaagaaaacaaaaaattacacCATGGGTGCAACAACGATAAGAGACATAAACGAGTAATAAAAACAACAATGATCAGTAAAAGATGAAGTTGAAAACCCATATATAACACAGAATAATTAGACTAAGCTTAACGAATCATGCTTTGAGTAACCTGAAAGGTTAGGAATATCGTAACTCAGTAACCCATAATTTATTCTTTGAAACATCAGGATTTTTAACACTGGCTTACTACAAGGGACTTACTTAAAATAGCCCCAGACTCTCTAAGTATCATTAAAGAGATAAGTTTTCCTAATGCTAGGTAAATCTTCCTACAGATGAAGAGCACATTTTTCCTCTCTGAAACATTGCTTCAAACACAACAGCATGCACATATGGGGAATTTGATTTTTGCTCTGCATATTAATCAAATCCCAAAAAATTTCGAGATGACTGTCCCCCTGACTTCACAGACATGtaaatttctcctttttaatACCATTCATGTTTGCATTTGCACATTTTTTACTTTCACATATGATACTCATACAGCAAAATGAGAGTGCATCCGAAAATGGAGTAACAATGATATAATTCTTATGGAATTCTAAAGAGGAAGACTCAAGGTGgcaaggaaaaggaaaaaaaccaGAAGTGAAGGATGCCtacaaggaaaaggaaaaacaagagcTAAAGTATATTTATTGCTTCCTCTAATTTTTAATCCGATGGTACCTTTACTTAATTCAAAAGCTATGCTTAGCaccttcaaattatttttctttgtctAACTAGTAAAATGAGTTGAGCTTGTAAATCAATCCGTCAAatttaattactccctccgtttcaatattttgtcttagtttgactgggcacgaagtTCAAGAAAGTAAAGAATACTTCTGAATTTTGTGGTCCTAAacgaaaaatatgtataatgtaccaaaatgccctttaatcttgtggccTTAAATATGCCATGTGGGatattgaaattaaagagttgccaaatcaagaaagaggcattctttttaaaacaaactaaaaagaatattaagacaaacaaattgaaacggagggagtatctttCAGAAAGAGGGTGGTAAGGATTATCAACGCGCAAAAGTTAACAGACTACATTATAAAAAGATGGTGGTAAGGACATCGATACACAAAAGGTTAGGTGTACTATTTTCTTAGTCAATCTTTTGAAGGTGATAAACTGATACAAGAACGGCTTTCAACAACTACTACTATTACGCCTCAATCCTAGGCTATCAGGGATATATGCTAGAGTAActtcaaaaatagaaaaaagaagggATATACatgaaatgaaattatttactctatttgttgttatttgtttccttctttttctgaGGAAATGATTGTGGTTCAACAAACTATTACTTTCCTTTATCTTACTTAAGGATTGCGTACCCGGCATCCAAATATGTTCAGAATTGAGTTATTGCATTCTGAAATGCACGCAGTAATTAAACATCAATTGGACATATAAGTATATAACCATcctggaaaaagaaaatttacacCACAACATGTTGTTTAATTTGGATATAGCATAATAGCAGCAAAATACAAATTCAAACACCCACATATACAAATAGCCAACACAAGTATGCTATCGGTTATCAATGAGTACTTAAAAATGCTTTAACATCTCACGATTAAACAAAACTGAAAATTCCAAGAAATAAGGAAGGAATCCGAAAACTCGATTTCTGTTATGCTTCAATGATACCAGCCTTCCCAGTGTACAAATGCATCGTTAAAACctcaaaaacaacaacaacataaccctttaccaaaaaaaaaaaaaaaac encodes:
- the LOC132065470 gene encoding pentatricopeptide repeat-containing protein At4g01400, mitochondrial gives rise to the protein MRLLSHHFSSKDLLSMIICSSTWLSKAEPLPAWYNFKCHYHPQHAEQDRKRRQSDEEQKQNKKEGPSIGSPARIQKLIASQSDPLLAKEIFDLASREPDFRHSYATFHTLILKLGRSHQFSLMQSILSSLRSQRYSVSPSLFSHIIQIYGDAGLPDKALKTFYTILEFNMKPLPKHLNLILEILVTHRNFLRPAFDLFRSAHKYGVLANTESYNILMRAFCLNDDLSIAYSLFNQMFKRDISPNVESYRILMQGLCRKSQVNTAVDLLEDMLNKGFVPDALSYSTLLNSLCRKKKFKEAYKLLCRMKVKGCNPDIVHYNTVILGFCREGRAVDACKILEDMPSNGCLPNLVSYRTLVGGLSDQGMYNEAKNYMVEMMSKGFSLHFSVVHAVVKGFCNLGKIEEACGVVGNILSHDEGLHADTWEEILSRILEWDDAEKVGNILEEVVRAEIKPDTRIVEVGPRLGEYLMNRIRSKSRKGMIS